From a single Calothrix sp. NIES-2098 genomic region:
- a CDS encoding ketol-acid reductoisomerase, giving the protein MARMYYDEDANLDLLAGKTIAIIGYGSQGHAHALNLKDSGLDVIVGLYPGSKSAAKAQAAGLTVKNVADAASAADFIMILLPDEVQKAVYKNEIEPNLEEGNVLAFAHGFNIHFGQVVPPANVDVVMVAPKGPGHLVRRTYEQGQGVPALFAVYQDASGRARDRAMAYAKGIGGTRAGVLETSFREETETDLFGEQAVLCGGLSALIKAGFETLVEAGYQPELAYFECLHEVKLIVDLVVEGGLAKMRDSISNTAEYGDYTRGPRIVNDQTKAEMRKILSEIQSGQFAREFVLENQSGKPGFTAMRRQEAEHRIEEVGKDLRAMFSWLKKA; this is encoded by the coding sequence ATGGCCCGGATGTATTATGACGAAGATGCCAATTTAGACCTTTTGGCGGGAAAAACCATTGCAATCATTGGCTATGGTTCCCAAGGTCATGCTCACGCCCTTAATCTTAAAGATAGTGGTTTAGATGTGATTGTAGGGCTATATCCGGGTAGTAAGTCAGCTGCCAAAGCCCAAGCGGCTGGGTTAACTGTAAAAAATGTCGCAGATGCGGCTAGTGCTGCTGACTTTATCATGATTTTGTTGCCTGATGAAGTCCAAAAAGCGGTTTATAAAAACGAAATTGAACCCAATTTAGAAGAAGGCAATGTTTTAGCCTTTGCCCACGGTTTTAATATTCACTTTGGTCAAGTCGTACCGCCTGCGAATGTAGATGTGGTGATGGTAGCACCAAAGGGGCCTGGGCATTTAGTACGCCGGACTTACGAACAAGGGCAAGGCGTACCAGCGCTGTTTGCGGTTTATCAAGATGCTAGCGGTCGGGCACGCGATCGCGCTATGGCCTATGCTAAAGGTATCGGCGGTACTCGTGCAGGCGTTCTCGAAACTTCCTTCCGTGAAGAAACCGAAACTGATTTGTTTGGCGAACAAGCCGTATTGTGCGGTGGTTTGAGTGCCTTAATTAAAGCTGGATTTGAAACTTTAGTAGAAGCTGGTTATCAACCAGAATTGGCTTACTTTGAATGTCTGCATGAAGTCAAACTGATTGTTGACTTAGTGGTAGAAGGTGGATTAGCCAAAATGCGCGACAGCATTTCTAATACTGCTGAATACGGCGATTATACCCGCGGCCCTCGGATTGTGAACGATCAAACCAAGGCGGAAATGCGCAAGATTCTCAGCGAAATTCAATCTGGACAATTTGCCAGAGAATTTGTGTTAGAAAATCAATCTGGTAAACCCGGATTTACCGCCATGCGTCGTCAAGAAGCCGAACACCGCATTGAGGAAGTTGGCAAAGATTTACGCGCCATGTTTAGCTGGTTGAAAAAGGCTTAA